One Eurosta solidaginis isolate ZX-2024a chromosome 5, ASM4086904v1, whole genome shotgun sequence DNA segment encodes these proteins:
- the LOC137251712 gene encoding uncharacterized protein — MNSITRETLRLKNSEIFEFWLRNNRNVSNYIKGKISYEIDSELSKLIFTKARNLYNFIKLKWNKQTRNENAFRKYNKKWLSRETTFVIPKKINTIGRPKLTYDDSCERNKRRLASELASQQGDNAQLLVHNASISAKKSHATDLKFVLQQVAISPNRPSKIREVLNTSHKEVTPVSPDEALMFVLENGLTKKMYSNMRQLNIKHNSSIYPTYDKVYKSKLKCRPDEIKANESSVEVSLQNLLDHTAKRILEYQDEVLCTMDINP; from the exons atGAATTCTATTACTCGAG AAACACTCAggttaaaaaattctgaaatatttGAGTTTTGGTTGAGAAACAACAGGAATGTTTCGAATTACATAAAAGGAAAGATTTCATACGAAATTGACAGTGAATTAAGTAAATTGATATTTACTAAAGCTCGGAACTTATATAATTTTATCAAACTTAAATGGAATAAACAAACCAGAAATGAGAATGcatttagaaaatataataagaaatggtTGAGTCGAGAAACGACTTTTGTAATACCGAAAAAGATTAATACTATTGGGCGACCAAAACTGACGTATGATGATAGCTGCGAAAGAAATAAAAGGAGATTAGCTTCCGAATTAGCTTCCCAGCAAGGAGACAATGCGCAATTATTAGTTCATAATGCCTCTATATCTGCCAAAAAATCCCACGCAACGGATTTGAAATTTGTCCTACAACAAGTTGCTATATCTCCAAATCGGCCATCCAAAATTCGAGAAGTTCTTAATACTAGCCATAAAGAAGTTACGCCAGTATCACCTGATGAAGCTCTAATGTTTGTGTTAGAAAACGGATTAACTAAAAAGATGTACTCAAATATGCGGCAATTAAACATAAAACACAATAGTAGTATTTATCCGACTTATGATAAAGTTTATAAAAGCAAATTGAAATGTAGACCGGATGAAATCAAAGCGAATGAAAGCTCTGTCGAAGTGTCGTTGCAAAATTTGTTAGACCACACAGCTAAAAGAATTCTTGAATATCAAGATGAAGTATTGTGTACAATGGAT